Within Cydia fagiglandana chromosome 10, ilCydFagi1.1, whole genome shotgun sequence, the genomic segment ACCAATCCATTCTGATATCTCATCTAGCTCTGCATCTAAAGCGGGTATTTCTTCAACTGAAGGAGATACACGGTCtatctttacagtacataaagCTACATTGATATCATTATCGTAAAAATACTTTGCTATCGATGATGGGCACACATCTTCACATTTTGGCTCCCATGACACAAAGAAGTCGAATGTTTCCAATTTACTAAGGCTAGATGCCATTTTGGCATTATGTTTTAGATGGCACAAGTCTATTTTTACTTCGTAAAAGTTATGTGGACGTTTTACGCCTTCCAGGCCTAATTGTTGGAAAATGAAGTCTAAAACATGTAGAGTTAGCATACCGTCTGGTGTTATCGCAGCACAATTTTCCACAACACAGTTCCTAACTACACTCATACAATGTAAACTTCCTTGCTTGACAAAGTTTTCAATGAAATCCACCTTTATGAATTCTGTAAGAGGACAGTTGCTGACTTTGTAATATTCAGTGTCTTCTGTAATTACTTCTTCTATGGAGCTTGGAGCGTGTATTTCATCAGGGCATGTCACAATTAAACTTTTATAGAATGTGTTTAGTCGAATGCTGCTCATTGCGGCTTCAAAGTTTCCGTGCTTCTTGGACGAGGACATTATTTTCGGAGAAGGAAAATTGTATATCTCTGGGCACAGCATTGTAGTGGATATGTATTACTACTATTACTATGTTAAAACTAAATGGCTGCTCCGAAACTGGTATAACTTTTCTGTTTTATGTGGTTTTACTTCTTGCTAATTCACTAAcctcaaaaatcaaaattgttttGACGCggcatgtcaaaaaaaaaaattgattttgacattgacattagaTCATCTCATAGATTTATTATATATAGAGATCccgtctcagcgagctgtcactgttgccaattttgtttagtgtacgattaacaaatttaagcctgacaacagtttatttaacaCTGCCCCCaagtccatacaaaaaaaaaaaaaacagtttatttgaccctcgccattttgcggattttcaatggtactaatttcttttactggcaacaagtactctttgacaacgaacgttggatgtcatcgaatgtcaccgatgtaaacaaatagaaaatatctacgaatatattcaaatataaacggttttattacaaaaattccaaaaaaaaatgcgaaaaaaattgtagtgaatgctgatataaattacatatttattggtttaattaatgttttttataTACGTTGACAATGAAAAGTGAATTGACAGACATGACATATGAAGACCGTCGATAATGTGATATGTGGTATGAGATGAGGTTGTAACATTCGTCCGCCTTTAAAGATTTACATGTCCATCTCATCAATTAGCCGACGAGGTGGTTTAATGGCACGCTTGCTTCGACGCGGTGCCATCGGTGTGGCTGCTGTGGCCTCGCTAGCCTCATTCTGAGGTGAGCCAGCTGGAGTAACTTCTGGAGCCTCATTCTGAGGTGAGCCAGCTGAAGTAACTTCTGGGTCCAGTTCCACTCCAGCTCTTGACCCTGAGCAAGGCATTGCGGATCTATTGGTTCCCAGTACTGGCGTCGATGAGGCAACTGGGACCATAGATGATTGAGAAGTTTGCTCTGCAGGGCTTTCTTCTAGATCAGGCAGACGGGGTCGTATATGATCTGCGTGATACCTCCTCTCCACCCCGACTGGAGTGTTAATGACATAGGAGTATCGATGCGTGCGTCGAGATACTGTGGCAGGCTCCCACCGCGGCTGCTCCCTGCTTCGCACATATACAGCATCACCTGGTCTATAGTTTGGAGTCTGGCCGTCGGAGTTAACATTTGCTTGTATCTGTTTGTATTGTAATGAACGTCTAGCACTTGGTCGGGCATTGTCAAGCACACAATGTAGTTGTCTTCCAAACATTAGCTGGCCCGGGGATTTGCCAGTGGTGCTATGGGGTGTGATGCGATAAGCGAAAAGGAAATGTTCTAAACGTTTTTTGAGGCACTCTGTGCTTGATGACATTCTGGTCTTGAAAGTCCTCACAAGCCTTTCGGCCAATCCGTTCGTCCGTGGATGATAAGGTGACGATTTGATATGATTTATTCCTTTTTCTTTGCAGTAATCCTGAAATTCCTTAGATATAAATTGTGGGCCATTGTCAGACACTAAAAATTGGGGTAGGCCAAAGGTAGTAAAAATGGTGTCCAGTTCATCACAGAGTTTGGTTGTCGTAATTTTGGTCATCGGCTTGATCTCGATCCATTTGGAAAAAGCATCTGATACAACTAACCAATATGTGCCCTCGAATGGTCCGGCAAAGTCAACGTGAATCCTTTCCCAGGCTTGATCTGGCATAGACCATGAGAAGATTGGTAAATCTGAAGTATTAGGTCTATTCTCTTGGCATTTGTGGCAAGCCTTCACATGCGTGTCTATATCTTCCTCTATAGTTGGCCACCAAACGTAAAAACGTGCCAGTGCTCTCATTGCTGAAATGCCTGGGTGTCCACGATGCAGATATTTTAGGGTCGCCTTCCTTAGAGTATCAGGAACAATAATACGGCCCTGCCACATGACTATTTTATCTTCTAGTGACAACTCACCGAGCTTTCGAGCATATGGTTTTACATCGTTTGAGTATTGATGCTCACGCCAACCAGTTTTTATAAGATGATATACTTGTTTCAGCGTGATATCTTTGCGTGTTTCTTCTCGTATAACGCTTTCAGATAGTGCAAGATCACCAATGCTGTCAGTCTGCAATCGCGCTACAATTCTGTGAACCTTAAGCTCAGATTTGGATGGCAGTTCTTCTGGGTTGGGCATTCTTGATAAATAGTCTGCGATCAGGTTGTTACAACCTTTTGTATACTTAATGTCGTAATCGTAACTTCCAATTATTAAAGCCCATCGTACTAGGCGATTGTTAGCGAGTTTGGGTAAGTTTCGTTGAGATCCCAAAATGTGTATCAGGGGCTTATGATCCGTGACTAATGTAAATTTCGTGCCGCGAAGGTATTGGTCAAATTTTCTAATTCCATAAAATATTGCTAGGGCTTCGCGGTCTATGACAGAATACTTTGACTCTGCGGGTCGGAGTTTTCGTGATGCGAAAGcgattggttgttcaatattaTTCCTCATGTGAAAAAGCACTGCTCCGACGCCCTTTTCTGAAGCATCACAGGCTAGATAAAGTGGGCATTTGTCATTGAAAGCTACAAGTGGTTTAGAATGTACAATCATTAACTTAGCACGTTCAAAAGCCTCAGCTTCCTTGTCGGTCCATTGCCATTTCACCCTGTTTCCAGTTAGTGCGTGAAGATCAGCACAGACGCTGTGCAAGTGTGGTATAAACCGCTCATAGAAATTGACCAACCCAAGGAATGCTCGTAGCTCCTTGGCATTAGCTGGCGGGGAGGCTTTGGTGATGGCTTCAATCTTTGATTTTGTAGGGCGTACTCCATTTTTGTCAATTGTGTGTCCAAGATATTCGACTTCTGGCTGTAAAAAGGTGCATTTCTTTAAATTGACTTTCAATCCGGCTTGTTCCAGTCTTTCGAATACGGTACGTAATGTTTCAAGGTGGTCTTTGTCATTTTTCCCTGTAACCGCAATGTCATCAAAATAGACTGCTACATTTGGCAATCCCTCTAGAAGCTTGTCAAGGTAATGTTGGAATATTGACGGCGCCGTCGAAATGCCAAACGGCATTCTGTTGTAAACGTAGTATCCTTTGTGTGTCGATATTGTCAGGAATTGTTTCGATTCAGGTTCAATTTCAAATTGTAAGTACGCATCTTTTAGGTCAATTTTCGAGAATTTCTCACCATCCGCTAGACTCTGGCGTAGTTGGTCAAATAAAGGAACAGGGTGTGCGTGTGTTATAAGAACAGGGTTAAGTGTACTGCGGAAGTCACCACAGATTCTGATCTGGCCATTGGTTTTCACCACGTTAACTGTCGGCGTTGCCCACTGAACCGGAG encodes:
- the LOC134668025 gene encoding ribonuclease P protein subunit p40-like — its product is MLCPEIYNFPSPKIMSSSKKHGNFEAAMSSIRLNTFYKSLIVTCPDEIHAPSSIEEVITEDTEYYKVSNCPLTEFIKVDFIENFVKQGSLHCMSVVRNCVVENCAAITPDGMLTLHVLDFIFQQLGLEGVKRPHNFYEVKIDLCHLKHNAKMASSLSKLETFDFFVSWEPKCEDVCPSSIAKYFYDNDINVALCTVKIDRVSPSVEEIPALDAELDEISEWIGMLAHNADTNLTETYISSYSTPESENALKSSRITVLIATGFFTPATVERVCRKVEEYVKSRETEHYWASLSVQSFENCLWQWSRGSPRMFQPHDSSLNLFFSHTGVAEHSVGQIKYS
- the LOC134668362 gene encoding uncharacterized protein K02A2.6-like, coding for MSSSTECLKKRLEHFLFAYRITPHSTTGKSPGQLMFGRQLHCVLDNARPSARRSLQYKQIQANVNSDGQTPNYRPGDAVYVRSREQPRWEPATVSRRTHRYSYVINTPVGVERRYHADHIRPRLPDLEESPAEQTSQSSMVPVASSTPVLGTNRSAMPCSGSRAGVELDPEVTSAGSPQNEAPEVTPAGSPQNEASEATAATPMAPRRSKRAIKPPRRLIDEMDM